Proteins encoded in a region of the Aulosira sp. FACHB-615 genome:
- a CDS encoding SRPBCC family protein produces MTQVFEQSIQINATAAIVERCITDLGLMHRWLNPALRCEPIGEVWSTDIGGQSRFIIQIPVVKPTLKSVVVERQPGLVVWEFQGFFQGRDRWECQPVAKGTCLLNRFEFVIPNPIVSWGFNNFAASWTKQDMQAQLRRLKRVAEEVQIGQ; encoded by the coding sequence ATGACCCAAGTTTTTGAACAATCAATTCAAATTAACGCCACAGCCGCAATTGTAGAACGCTGCATTACCGATTTAGGTTTGATGCACCGTTGGCTAAATCCTGCTTTGCGCTGCGAACCTATAGGTGAGGTTTGGAGTACGGATATAGGCGGTCAAAGTCGGTTTATTATTCAAATTCCTGTGGTGAAACCAACTCTAAAAAGTGTGGTCGTCGAACGACAACCGGGTTTAGTGGTTTGGGAATTTCAGGGATTTTTTCAAGGACGCGATCGCTGGGAATGTCAACCAGTAGCAAAGGGAACATGCTTACTCAATCGCTTCGAGTTTGTGATTCCTAATCCCATTGTGAGTTGGGGATTTAATAATTTTGCTGCATCGTGGACAAAACAAGATATGCAAGCCCAATTACGCCGCCTTAAACGGGTTGCAGAAGAAGTACAAATTGGTCAATAA
- a CDS encoding mechanosensitive ion channel, translating into MNTTWPGITRLIDMGLSIKGQELLGQSPNLPLDQPNLNQGIADLQGIGQQVILYTPRLLGAVAILLVGILVALVIAAITRSILNRTDIDNRIAAGVTGRRDVPQVEKFISSLVLWSIILITVVAALQALGLEVASRPLNNFLDQLIGFLPKVLGAGILLGVAWVLASIIKLVTLRGLQALKLDERLNQETSEDNISLDRISLSETIANALYWFIFLLFLAPVLDTLGLRQALLPVQALITEILSILPNILAAILIAVLGWFLANIVRRIVTNLLATTGIDYLGSRFGLSSAMGAQSLSTIIGTIVYVLILIPVAIAALNALRIEAISVPAITMLQQILNSLPAIFTAVAILIVAFFIGRFVGDLVTSVLTSLGFNNIFAVLGLPSPARQEVHTEAQPLTPLRTPSEIAGIITLVGILLFATVAAVNILNIPALTTLVTGILIILGRIIAGLIVFAIGLFLANLAFNLISSSGDRQAKILAQVARISIIALVSAMALQQIGVASDIVNLAFGLLLGAIAVAIALAFGLGGRDIAREQVKEWLDSFKDKS; encoded by the coding sequence ATGAACACAACTTGGCCAGGGATAACCCGGTTGATAGACATGGGTTTGTCGATAAAAGGGCAGGAATTGTTAGGACAATCACCTAATCTGCCGTTAGATCAACCAAACTTAAACCAAGGAATTGCGGATCTGCAAGGAATTGGACAACAGGTAATTCTATATACACCAAGATTGCTAGGTGCTGTAGCGATTTTGTTGGTAGGGATACTGGTTGCTTTGGTGATAGCGGCAATCACTAGAAGCATCCTGAATCGCACAGACATTGATAATCGCATTGCGGCGGGGGTTACAGGACGCAGAGATGTTCCTCAAGTTGAGAAGTTCATCTCTAGTTTGGTCTTATGGAGCATTATTCTCATCACGGTAGTAGCTGCTTTACAGGCGCTAGGACTGGAAGTTGCTTCTCGACCCCTGAATAATTTCCTTGACCAACTAATAGGCTTTTTGCCAAAAGTTTTGGGTGCAGGCATTCTGTTAGGGGTGGCTTGGGTGTTAGCAAGTATTATCAAACTTGTGACATTGCGAGGATTGCAGGCACTCAAATTAGATGAGCGGTTAAATCAAGAAACGTCGGAAGATAATATCAGCCTCGATCGCATTTCTTTAAGTGAGACGATCGCTAATGCTTTATATTGGTTTATCTTCTTACTGTTTCTGGCACCAGTTCTTGATACTCTAGGACTCCGACAGGCACTTTTACCAGTACAAGCCTTAATTACCGAAATTCTTTCAATTCTGCCCAATATTTTGGCAGCAATTTTAATTGCGGTGTTGGGGTGGTTTTTAGCAAATATTGTCCGCCGAATTGTGACTAATTTGTTAGCCACAACGGGTATCGATTATTTAGGTAGTCGGTTTGGACTCTCATCAGCAATGGGCGCACAGTCTTTATCGACAATTATCGGCACCATTGTTTATGTTTTAATTTTGATTCCTGTAGCGATCGCTGCCCTGAATGCTTTAAGAATTGAGGCGATATCTGTGCCAGCAATTACTATGCTGCAACAGATTTTAAATAGTTTGCCTGCTATTTTCACCGCCGTAGCTATCTTAATTGTCGCCTTTTTTATCGGGCGTTTTGTCGGCGATTTAGTTACTAGTGTTTTGACTAGTTTGGGCTTTAATAATATTTTTGCAGTGCTAGGTTTACCCTCACCTGCTAGACAAGAAGTCCATACCGAAGCACAACCATTAACCCCACTCCGCACACCATCAGAAATTGCTGGTATTATTACTTTAGTCGGCATTCTGCTATTTGCCACTGTGGCAGCAGTGAATATTTTAAATATTCCGGCTCTGACAACATTGGTAACTGGCATTTTAATTATTTTGGGGCGGATTATTGCCGGATTAATTGTGTTTGCGATCGGATTATTTCTGGCAAATCTCGCCTTTAATTTAATTAGCAGTTCCGGCGATCGCCAAGCAAAGATTTTGGCTCAAGTAGCTAGAATTTCTATTATTGCACTAGTTTCGGCAATGGCATTACAACAAATTGGAGTTGCCAGCGATATTGTCAATTTAGCATTTGGTTTATTACTCGGTGCGATCGCTGTTGCTATTGCTTTAGCTTTTGGTTTGGGTGGACGCGATATCGCCCGCGAACAAGTTAAAGAGTGGCTAGATTCTTTCAAGGATAAAAGCTAG
- a CDS encoding LOG family protein, whose translation MTSSASFDTLESLQADIVDLIDRLPTLKNRQYIQQTLATIIRLADSDIDRLDWKILSAALADMERGFELFYNYRHVRKVTIFGSARLSEETPEYKMALEFGRAVTQLGFMVMTGGGGGIMQAGHEGAGRENSFGLNIQLPFEQQANPIIEGDPKLIHFKYFFTRKLFLLKESDAVALFPGGFGTQDEAFECMTLSQTGKFGPVPLVLIDHPGGDYWRSWSDYIDQQLVQKGLVSPEDPSLYTVTDNLEVACNAITDFYKVYHSSRYVSNQLVIRLSCNLSDAEVEQLNAEFSDILVKGKIEKSQALPQEAQDETADLPRLILHFNQRDLGRLYQMIATINQMGSPSQEEIAHPERK comes from the coding sequence ATGACCTCATCTGCGTCGTTCGACACATTAGAGTCTCTGCAAGCTGATATTGTTGACTTAATCGATCGCCTACCGACGTTAAAAAATCGGCAATATATCCAACAGACCCTTGCTACTATCATCCGTCTAGCCGATAGTGACATTGATCGTCTGGATTGGAAGATATTATCGGCTGCTTTAGCGGATATGGAGCGAGGCTTCGAGTTATTTTACAATTACCGACACGTACGTAAAGTAACTATATTTGGTTCTGCCCGTCTCTCTGAAGAAACGCCAGAATACAAAATGGCGTTGGAATTTGGTCGCGCTGTGACTCAACTGGGATTTATGGTAATGACAGGCGGCGGTGGCGGGATTATGCAAGCAGGTCATGAAGGTGCTGGGCGAGAAAATTCTTTTGGCTTAAATATTCAGTTACCTTTTGAACAGCAAGCAAATCCAATTATTGAAGGTGATCCAAAGTTAATTCACTTTAAGTATTTTTTCACCCGCAAGCTATTCCTCCTCAAAGAAAGTGATGCGGTGGCGCTATTTCCTGGCGGATTTGGCACTCAAGATGAAGCTTTTGAGTGTATGACTTTAAGCCAAACAGGTAAATTTGGCCCTGTACCTTTAGTATTAATTGACCATCCCGGCGGTGATTATTGGCGGTCTTGGAGCGATTATATTGATCAACAACTGGTGCAGAAAGGTCTTGTCAGTCCAGAAGACCCTAGTTTGTACACGGTGACAGATAACCTGGAAGTAGCCTGCAACGCCATTACAGATTTTTACAAGGTTTATCACTCCAGCCGCTACGTTAGTAATCAGTTAGTGATTCGTTTAAGTTGCAATTTGTCAGATGCTGAAGTCGAACAACTGAATGCTGAATTCAGCGATATTCTCGTCAAAGGCAAAATTGAAAAAAGTCAAGCATTACCCCAAGAAGCTCAAGACGAAACTGCGGATTTACCTCGGTTAATTCTGCACTTCAATCAACGGGATTTAGGGCGGTTGTATCAGATGATTGCCACAATTAACCAAATGGGTAGTCCTTCCCAAGAGGAAATAGCACATCCTGAAAGGAAGTAG